A genomic segment from Truepera sp. encodes:
- the rpsO gene encoding 30S ribosomal protein S15, translated as MTMNAEQKLDVVKQYGKDAQDTGSTAVQVALLTKRIQELSEHLQIHRKDHHSRRGLLMMVGKRKRLLTYLERTDYDAYKELIASLGLRR; from the coding sequence ATGACGATGAACGCAGAACAGAAGCTCGACGTCGTAAAGCAGTACGGCAAGGACGCTCAAGACACCGGCTCCACGGCCGTGCAGGTTGCCTTGCTAACCAAGCGCATTCAGGAACTCAGCGAGCACCTGCAGATCCATAGGAAGGATCACCACAGCCGGCGCGGCCTCCTCATGATGGTCGGCAAGCGTAAGCGGCTTCTCACCTATCTAGAGCGCACGGATTACGACGCCTACAAGGAACTGATCGCCAGCCTCGGCCTGCGACGCTGA
- a CDS encoding NUDIX domain-containing protein, which yields MGDATLELLDVLDEYGNPTDVVKPRGEVHRDGDWHRAIHIWIVREERLVLLQRRALTKGLEPGKLDVSVGGHVRAGEHFLEAIREAEEELGLVLRPGQLAYLGTAAAVRRYDDGPAPIVDREHQDVYVVLEDRALHDYQLQIDEVDTLYEVPLGAAIRLFRNGEYVAAAGYDSMRRPSNALLIEADLPARGRETLAQALERVAAYVNGEEASDIAERPFLTPGGDPGN from the coding sequence GTGGGCGACGCTACCCTCGAGTTACTGGACGTCTTGGACGAGTACGGCAATCCCACGGACGTGGTGAAGCCGCGGGGAGAGGTCCACCGTGATGGTGACTGGCACCGCGCCATCCACATCTGGATCGTCCGGGAGGAGCGCCTGGTGCTGCTGCAGCGGCGGGCCCTCACGAAGGGCTTGGAGCCCGGCAAGCTCGACGTCAGCGTCGGGGGTCACGTGCGCGCCGGCGAGCACTTCCTGGAAGCCATCCGGGAGGCCGAGGAGGAGCTCGGGCTCGTGCTGCGGCCGGGCCAACTCGCGTACCTCGGTACGGCCGCGGCCGTCAGGCGCTACGACGACGGCCCAGCGCCCATCGTCGACCGCGAGCATCAAGACGTGTACGTGGTGCTGGAGGACAGGGCCCTGCACGATTACCAGTTGCAGATCGACGAGGTCGATACGCTCTACGAGGTGCCGTTGGGCGCCGCCATCCGTCTGTTCCGGAACGGCGAGTACGTGGCGGCGGCCGGCTATGACAGCATGCGGCGGCCCAGCAACGCGCTGCTCATAGAGGCGGACCTACCGGCGCGGGGGAGAGAGACGCTCGCGCAGGCCCTCGAGCGCGTGGCCGCCTACGTGAACGGCGAAGAGGCGTCCGACATCGCCGAACGCCCCTTCCTAACCCCTGGCGGGGATCCGGGCAACTAG
- the rlmB gene encoding 23S rRNA (guanosine(2251)-2'-O)-methyltransferase RlmB, with amino-acid sequence MWIYGRNAVLEALRDSTVERVAVAKGVQPGILKELRRATAAADVPLDEVPRIQLDQALKTTQHQGVAALMPEVTTAPLEAAFERAESRDEQLLLVLLDHLTDPRNVGAIIRSAEALGAHGVVMEERRSAPLSAVVVKAAAGATAHLPLIVVTNLPRTIEDLKERGVWVYGADGAATATPADIDWERKVALVIGSEGDGMRRLVRERCDELVAVPLSGRITSLNASVAAGILLFAAVTARARANAPAGGAER; translated from the coding sequence ATGTGGATCTACGGACGCAACGCCGTCTTGGAGGCCCTTCGCGACTCGACGGTCGAGCGCGTCGCCGTGGCCAAGGGCGTGCAGCCCGGAATCCTGAAGGAGCTGAGGCGCGCCACGGCGGCGGCGGACGTGCCGCTCGACGAGGTCCCGCGCATCCAGCTCGACCAGGCCCTGAAGACGACCCAGCACCAGGGCGTGGCAGCGCTCATGCCGGAGGTGACCACCGCCCCGCTCGAAGCGGCATTCGAACGCGCCGAGAGCCGCGACGAACAGCTCCTGTTGGTGCTTCTCGACCACCTCACCGATCCCCGCAACGTGGGCGCCATCATCCGTAGCGCCGAGGCCCTGGGCGCTCACGGCGTGGTGATGGAAGAGCGACGCTCGGCCCCCCTCTCGGCCGTGGTCGTCAAGGCCGCGGCGGGAGCCACCGCGCACTTGCCCCTGATCGTGGTCACGAACCTGCCCCGGACCATCGAAGACCTAAAGGAGCGTGGGGTCTGGGTGTACGGCGCAGACGGGGCCGCCACCGCCACCCCGGCAGACATCGACTGGGAGCGTAAGGTGGCGCTCGTCATCGGCTCCGAGGGGGACGGCATGCGGCGCCTGGTGCGCGAACGCTGCGACGAGCTCGTCGCCGTGCCCCTGTCGGGCAGGATCACCTCACTCAACGCCTCCGTGGCCGCCGGGATACTGCTGTTCGCCGCAGTGACCGCGCGCGCGAGGGCCAATGCGCCAGCCGGTGGCGCGGAACGGTAG
- a CDS encoding site-specific integrase — MATNVLHDLKRRQSDVAESKKRALTAAELAALMEAARGNYWYSFFALLASTGLRPSEALALSWEHVDFGAGWIHVERKLTLLPGGLYQFDPPKTLSSKRKVPISPGLEQILLEHLSPQEELRAYDENLELVFCGLDGQPADSRNILNRHLKPIAAKAGIRGSVTLYSFRHTFMTLSTNDTGAPKLTSRVMGHKDVAFSQNVYEDPDDEALRRSTLPMDAFLDDSGDDEEGATAAD; from the coding sequence GTGGCTACGAACGTCCTGCACGATCTCAAGCGCCGCCAGAGCGACGTAGCAGAATCCAAGAAGCGCGCCCTCACGGCCGCGGAACTCGCAGCGTTAATGGAAGCAGCACGTGGCAACTACTGGTACTCGTTTTTCGCGCTCCTCGCCAGCACCGGTCTCCGTCCCTCCGAGGCCCTGGCGCTCTCCTGGGAGCACGTTGACTTCGGTGCCGGGTGGATCCACGTCGAACGGAAGCTGACCCTGTTGCCCGGGGGCCTGTACCAGTTCGACCCGCCGAAGACCCTGAGCAGCAAGCGCAAGGTTCCGATCTCGCCCGGCTTGGAGCAGATCCTCCTGGAGCACCTGTCCCCCCAGGAGGAATTACGCGCCTACGACGAGAACCTCGAACTGGTGTTCTGTGGCCTGGATGGTCAGCCGGCCGACTCCCGTAACATTCTGAACCGGCATCTCAAGCCGATCGCGGCGAAGGCTGGCATCCGGGGGAGCGTCACCCTCTACTCGTTCCGGCACACGTTCATGACCTTGTCCACCAACGACACGGGGGCACCGAAGCTGACGAGCCGCGTGATGGGCCACAAGGACGTTGCTTTCTCCCAGAACGTCTACGAGGACCCAGACGACGAGGCGCTGCGTCGCAGCACCCTCCCGATGGATGCGTTCCTGGACGATAGTGGGGACGACGAGGAAGGTGCTACGGCTGCCGACTAG
- a CDS encoding S9 family peptidase, which produces MARAPKSTDLLSLSFVSDVVAGPDGDSAAWVVTDIVPGKDGDEYTPPRYRSRVHLRRGLAKKAPSEFTRGEYSDTAPRFSPSGDRLAFLRLTEAKGRPQLHVMPIDGGEPERVSDHEAGVQAFAWAPSGKQIAYVTLDDYQDLAAKNGLPRRITKRFWRIDGLGVLPSQPAQVHLLDLATGRSRKLTELPESAEFLAFAPDGETLWVTLQSAARGSGEILTDVASVDVTSGEHKVRIPGLMGVSTLSPSPDGKWLAYCASQVQGDIASDSGVWLLDLTKPRSKPKLLSGAHVTPPSAGGDSRYGSYVNAAAWSADSGSMTLNVNDRGASGLARLRLDGSLEPLGAERRVVTGFSAPTVAGELEALFIAEHPDRPGEVYARWRGGRETRVSHANDSWSRRLALVKPEGPFTAGEADAEYWLLRPREPRKDGAAVVEVHGGPHTNYGYGFQFEFQLLAAKGYAVIYGNPRGSSSYGFTFATSFLGNYGSVDADDVMAIARAGQARLGRKKVPLHLTGGSYGGFMTNWLLGQTTLFRSAVTQRSISNWTSMYGTSDIGPWFVEREVAGVPWGDVDALWRQSPIRNADKIVTPLLIVHSEEDYRCPIEQADQLFSVLKRLGKAETEFFRVPGEGHDLSRSGRPDRRVLRLDAIVDWFERHA; this is translated from the coding sequence ATGGCAAGAGCCCCCAAGAGCACCGACCTACTATCCCTCAGCTTCGTCTCCGACGTGGTCGCGGGCCCGGACGGCGACTCGGCCGCCTGGGTCGTCACAGACATCGTCCCAGGCAAGGATGGTGACGAGTACACCCCGCCTCGCTACCGCAGCCGCGTCCACCTGCGCCGCGGCCTGGCCAAGAAGGCGCCCAGCGAGTTCACCCGCGGGGAGTACTCCGACACGGCGCCGCGCTTCTCCCCTAGCGGCGACCGCCTGGCGTTCCTGCGCTTGACGGAGGCCAAGGGTCGTCCGCAACTTCACGTCATGCCGATAGATGGCGGCGAACCCGAGCGCGTCAGCGACCACGAGGCCGGGGTGCAGGCCTTCGCCTGGGCGCCGTCTGGCAAGCAGATCGCGTACGTGACCCTGGACGACTACCAGGATCTGGCCGCCAAGAACGGCCTGCCTCGGCGCATAACCAAGCGCTTCTGGCGGATCGACGGCCTTGGCGTATTACCCAGCCAGCCGGCTCAGGTCCACCTGCTTGACCTGGCCACGGGCCGGTCCCGCAAGCTGACGGAGCTTCCCGAATCGGCGGAGTTCCTGGCCTTCGCGCCTGACGGTGAGACCCTCTGGGTCACGCTGCAGTCGGCGGCCAGGGGCTCCGGCGAGATCCTCACCGACGTGGCGAGCGTCGACGTGACCAGCGGCGAGCACAAGGTGCGTATTCCCGGGCTGATGGGCGTCTCGACTCTCTCGCCGTCTCCGGACGGTAAGTGGCTGGCGTACTGTGCCAGCCAGGTACAAGGGGACATCGCGTCGGATAGTGGCGTGTGGCTCCTGGACCTCACCAAGCCACGCAGCAAACCCAAGCTGTTGTCGGGGGCGCACGTCACGCCACCGAGCGCCGGTGGCGACAGCCGCTACGGCAGCTACGTGAACGCGGCGGCCTGGAGCGCGGACTCAGGCTCCATGACCTTGAACGTGAACGACCGAGGCGCCAGCGGCCTGGCGCGGCTGCGGCTCGACGGGTCTCTCGAGCCTCTGGGCGCCGAGCGGCGGGTGGTCACGGGCTTCAGTGCTCCCACGGTCGCTGGCGAACTCGAGGCGCTCTTCATCGCCGAGCACCCCGACCGGCCCGGCGAAGTCTACGCCCGCTGGCGGGGCGGGAGGGAAACGCGGGTCAGCCACGCCAACGACTCGTGGTCCAGGCGCCTCGCCCTCGTCAAGCCTGAGGGCCCCTTCACTGCCGGCGAGGCCGACGCGGAGTACTGGTTGCTGCGCCCCCGCGAACCACGCAAGGACGGCGCGGCCGTGGTCGAGGTGCACGGCGGACCTCACACGAACTACGGTTACGGCTTCCAGTTCGAGTTCCAACTGCTGGCCGCCAAGGGTTACGCCGTCATCTACGGCAACCCGCGGGGCAGCAGCAGCTACGGGTTCACGTTCGCGACGAGCTTCCTCGGCAACTACGGCTCGGTGGACGCCGACGACGTGATGGCCATCGCCAGGGCCGGCCAGGCGCGGCTTGGACGCAAGAAGGTGCCGCTGCACCTCACGGGTGGCAGCTACGGCGGCTTCATGACCAACTGGCTGCTGGGCCAGACGACCCTCTTCAGGTCGGCGGTCACCCAGCGCAGCATCAGTAACTGGACCAGCATGTACGGCACCTCCGACATCGGGCCGTGGTTCGTGGAACGCGAGGTCGCCGGCGTGCCGTGGGGCGACGTCGACGCGCTGTGGCGCCAGAGTCCCATCCGCAACGCCGACAAGATAGTGACGCCCCTCCTCATCGTCCACTCGGAGGAGGACTACCGCTGCCCGATCGAGCAGGCCGACCAGCTGTTCTCGGTCCTCAAGCGGCTCGGCAAGGCGGAGACCGAGTTCTTCCGGGTGCCGGGCGAAGGCCACGACCTCTCCCGCTCCGGGCGGCCCGACCGGCGCGTCCTCAGGCTCGACGCCATCGTCGACTGGTTCGAGCGCCACGCCTGA
- the pnp gene encoding polyribonucleotide nucleotidyltransferase, which translates to MNLPNHRVYTTQFGGRELVIETGKLAKQVSGSVTVRYGDTLVLVTAQMNDSASPLSFLPLTVEYEERHYAIGKIPGSFMRREGRPGIQGTLNARLIDRQIRPLFPKGLRNEVQVIVTILSADQVNDPAPLAAIGASAALSISDIPWAGPTACATVGYDGGQYLANPSMRRLHDGGSQLELTVAASKDAVLMVEAAATELQEDVMVGAIEFAQEQLAPVVALIERMREDVGAVKRGFVPAMELSQEVVEKVQQAAVGRLKGVLLTQGKHERSVAIKALRSEIIESFVPDVGAEGAEQQVNELKAAFAKAEQAEMRRLVLAENLRTDGRRSDQVRPIWIETGVLPTAHGSAVFTRGETQVLGVATLGTGRDNRLVDDLGLDDSEEFMLHYNFPPFSTGEVKRLRGTGRRELGHGNLARRALLDVMPSQESFPYVVRVVGETLESNGSSSMATVCAGCLALMDAGVPLRAPVAGIAMGLVKEGSDYRILTDILGSEDALGDMDFKVTGTRDGVTALQMDIKIGGITADLMREALAQAREGRLHILDQMAQVLPAPRGEISARAPRILQVKIPTDKIGTVIGPGGKQIRELEAMGATVEVQEDGTVRIYSEDSDAAQAVKSQIEALTASAEVGKEYDGVVAKTTEFGAFITLFAGTDGLLHISQIAEERVENVEDFLKQGDHVRVKVNGIDDRGKIDLVRPELEGKVAPRGPRRGPAGDRGPRGRNDRGPRRDRF; encoded by the coding sequence GTGAACCTACCCAACCACCGCGTTTACACCACCCAGTTCGGGGGCCGCGAGCTGGTCATCGAGACCGGCAAGCTCGCCAAGCAAGTGTCCGGCAGCGTCACCGTGCGCTACGGCGACACCCTCGTGCTCGTCACGGCCCAGATGAACGACAGCGCCTCGCCTTTGTCGTTCCTCCCCCTGACGGTCGAGTACGAGGAGCGCCACTACGCCATCGGCAAGATCCCCGGCTCGTTCATGCGCCGCGAAGGCCGCCCCGGCATCCAGGGCACCCTGAACGCGCGCCTGATCGACCGCCAGATCCGCCCGCTCTTCCCTAAGGGCCTGCGCAACGAGGTCCAGGTGATCGTCACCATCCTGTCGGCGGATCAGGTCAACGACCCGGCGCCGCTCGCGGCCATCGGCGCGTCGGCGGCACTCTCCATCTCCGACATCCCCTGGGCCGGGCCGACCGCCTGCGCCACCGTGGGCTATGACGGCGGCCAGTACCTCGCCAACCCGAGCATGCGCCGGCTGCACGACGGGGGCTCCCAGCTGGAGCTGACCGTGGCCGCGTCCAAGGACGCCGTCTTGATGGTCGAGGCGGCGGCAACCGAGCTCCAAGAGGACGTCATGGTGGGCGCCATCGAGTTCGCTCAGGAGCAGCTGGCCCCGGTCGTCGCACTCATCGAACGCATGCGCGAGGACGTCGGCGCCGTGAAGCGCGGCTTCGTCCCAGCCATGGAACTCTCGCAAGAGGTCGTCGAGAAGGTCCAGCAGGCCGCCGTCGGCCGCTTGAAGGGCGTGCTGCTCACCCAGGGCAAGCACGAGCGTTCGGTGGCCATCAAGGCGCTGCGCAGTGAGATCATCGAGTCGTTCGTGCCCGACGTCGGGGCGGAGGGCGCCGAGCAGCAGGTCAACGAGCTCAAGGCCGCCTTCGCCAAGGCGGAGCAGGCGGAGATGCGTCGCCTGGTGCTGGCCGAGAACCTCCGGACCGACGGCCGCCGCTCCGACCAGGTGCGCCCCATCTGGATCGAAACTGGCGTGCTGCCGACGGCGCACGGCTCCGCCGTGTTCACGCGTGGCGAAACGCAGGTCCTGGGCGTGGCCACGCTCGGCACCGGCCGGGACAACAGGCTGGTGGACGACCTGGGGCTCGACGACAGCGAAGAGTTCATGCTCCACTACAACTTCCCGCCCTTCTCCACCGGCGAGGTAAAGCGCCTGCGCGGCACCGGCCGCCGCGAGCTGGGCCACGGCAACCTGGCGCGCCGCGCCCTCCTCGACGTGATGCCCAGCCAGGAGAGCTTCCCTTACGTCGTGCGCGTGGTCGGCGAGACCCTCGAGTCGAACGGTTCATCCTCCATGGCCACCGTGTGCGCCGGCTGCCTGGCGCTCATGGACGCGGGCGTGCCGCTGCGCGCTCCCGTGGCGGGCATCGCCATGGGGCTGGTTAAGGAGGGTTCCGACTACCGGATTCTCACCGACATCCTGGGCTCCGAGGACGCCCTGGGCGACATGGACTTCAAGGTCACCGGCACCCGCGACGGCGTGACGGCGCTGCAGATGGACATCAAGATCGGCGGCATAACGGCCGACCTCATGCGTGAGGCCCTGGCTCAGGCCCGTGAGGGTCGACTGCATATCCTCGACCAGATGGCGCAGGTACTGCCGGCGCCTCGCGGCGAGATCTCGGCGCGCGCGCCACGCATCCTCCAGGTCAAGATCCCGACCGACAAGATCGGCACGGTCATCGGGCCCGGCGGCAAGCAGATCCGCGAGCTGGAGGCCATGGGCGCCACCGTCGAGGTTCAAGAGGACGGCACGGTGCGCATCTACTCCGAGGACTCGGACGCGGCCCAGGCGGTCAAGTCACAGATAGAGGCGCTCACGGCGTCGGCCGAGGTGGGCAAGGAGTACGACGGCGTGGTCGCCAAGACCACCGAGTTCGGCGCGTTCATCACGCTCTTCGCCGGCACCGATGGGCTCTTGCACATCAGCCAGATAGCCGAGGAGCGGGTCGAGAACGTCGAGGACTTCCTCAAGCAGGGCGATCATGTCCGCGTGAAGGTCAACGGCATCGACGACCGCGGCAAGATCGACCTCGTGCGCCCCGAACTCGAGGGCAAGGTCGCCCCGCGCGGCCCACGCAGGGGCCCGGCCGGCGACCGTGGCCCACGCGGCCGTAACGACCGCGGTCCCAGGCGCGACCGCTTCTGA
- a CDS encoding ParB/RepB/Spo0J family partition protein — translation MQKEQEQQEQEKQEKRPQPTRYRSEMPLDQLMPSPENARRRFEDGPLRDLADSIRSQGVTNPLTVVLRESASDEKPTYTVIAGERRRRAAILAGLTEVPVICLFDPHLIDQAPQIALAENLLRQPLNPYEETMAILDLVANRLARQSKWPTYREHYPSDRHAAAEALRLLALGGKNHEALRTSLKIEPSELEKLLTGLLGERDGMSFTSFVKNRLKLLKLPPDVQRACETGALDYTKANLLSEVQDAAHRQSLLDRTLEQNLPHAQLRRLVNEVKGSKSPRTDLFTRLDQVKRDLKTAWPDLGSKDRARAERLANELEQLAGRETSERRPQLKKAGEDRKLSTNSDATYSTSTASGT, via the coding sequence ATGCAGAAAGAGCAAGAGCAACAAGAGCAGGAGAAACAGGAGAAGCGGCCGCAGCCGACGCGGTACCGCTCGGAGATGCCGCTTGATCAGCTCATGCCGTCGCCGGAGAACGCCCGCAGGCGCTTCGAGGACGGCCCGCTACGCGACCTCGCCGACTCGATCCGCTCCCAAGGCGTCACCAACCCGCTCACTGTTGTCCTGCGGGAAAGCGCCTCAGACGAGAAGCCTACCTACACTGTGATCGCCGGCGAACGGCGTCGCCGCGCCGCCATCCTCGCCGGCCTCACAGAAGTACCCGTCATCTGCCTGTTCGACCCTCACCTTATCGACCAAGCCCCGCAGATCGCCCTCGCCGAGAACCTCCTCCGCCAGCCGCTCAACCCCTACGAGGAGACGATGGCGATCCTCGACCTCGTCGCCAACCGCCTAGCGCGCCAGTCCAAGTGGCCCACATACCGTGAGCATTACCCTTCCGACCGGCACGCCGCCGCTGAGGCCCTCCGTCTGCTAGCCCTCGGCGGCAAGAACCATGAAGCGCTCCGCACCTCCCTGAAGATCGAACCGAGCGAACTCGAGAAACTCCTCACCGGCCTCCTCGGGGAGCGCGACGGGATGAGCTTCACCAGCTTCGTCAAGAACCGCCTGAAACTGCTGAAGCTCCCGCCCGACGTCCAACGCGCCTGCGAAACGGGCGCACTCGACTACACCAAGGCGAACCTACTGTCCGAGGTCCAGGACGCGGCCCATCGCCAGTCTCTCCTCGACCGAACCCTCGAGCAGAACCTCCCCCACGCTCAGCTACGCCGCCTCGTTAACGAGGTGAAAGGTTCGAAGTCGCCCAGGACCGATCTCTTCACCCGACTCGATCAGGTGAAGCGCGACCTCAAGACAGCATGGCCAGACCTGGGCTCCAAGGACCGTGCTCGCGCCGAACGCCTGGCCAACGAACTCGAACAGCTCGCGGGTCGTGAAACCTCCGAGCGACGTCCTCAGCTCAAGAAAGCCGGAGAGGACCGCAAGCTGTCTACCAACAGCGACGCCACCTACTCGACGTCGACCGCCTCAGGCACGTAG
- a CDS encoding ribonuclease J translates to MNQMPDDERKPNNRRRPRRAGPKDKGAGASSGDKPSSSAAPTQPETNTAAAPRIRRGTDEAGRGGKSSTADGGGRSRRPRGHKSATSEGRPDHDGGAHHGSTADGKLKVIALGGMGEIGKNMFAFEYDDEILLIDGGLAFPETEMLGVDIIVPKIDWVVENAHKIKGWVLTHGHEDHIGGLPYMLRLLPKIPMYGARLTLGLLRGKFDEFKLREADVDLREISTDDRVKISKNFTVDFFRMTHSIPDNSGVIIHTPIGRVVHSGDFKLDYNPSDGKTSHLHKLAQAGADGVLLLISDSTNAERPGYTPSEHDVAMAVDEIVAKAKGRVVVTTFSSHVHRLQNFVRIAERYDRRVVAEGRSMVKAIGIAQELGYLEAKNPLLSTDDINDLQDDKVLFLCTGSQGQPMAALSRLANGTHRKIRLKPGDTVILSSNPIPGNEEAVGRVINQLYASRVNVLYPPAYKVHASGHASREELKLILDLTRPKFFLPWHGEMRHQVHHQRLADGMSDPPTKSLIVANGDVVELSRDDMKVTGSVDAGVVLIDTVGKAGDEVTEPIIRDRQTLSAEGVVVIMALASKTPTVEVIMRGVASGNNGLKDEVVKIALESLQKGVREKRRLGDIRDDIFYPVRRYIRKATGRNPLIVPTVIEN, encoded by the coding sequence ATGAACCAGATGCCAGACGACGAGCGCAAGCCCAACAACCGACGCCGGCCCCGTAGGGCCGGACCCAAAGACAAGGGGGCGGGAGCGTCGAGCGGCGACAAGCCCTCAAGCAGCGCCGCCCCGACGCAGCCCGAGACCAACACTGCCGCAGCGCCACGCATCCGCCGCGGCACCGATGAAGCCGGCCGCGGCGGCAAGTCGAGCACCGCGGATGGCGGGGGACGCTCTCGGCGCCCCCGTGGTCACAAGAGCGCGACCAGCGAGGGCCGCCCCGATCACGACGGCGGAGCGCACCATGGCTCAACGGCCGACGGAAAGCTCAAGGTCATCGCCCTGGGCGGCATGGGCGAGATCGGCAAGAACATGTTCGCCTTCGAGTATGACGACGAGATCCTCCTGATCGACGGGGGACTCGCGTTCCCCGAGACCGAGATGCTCGGGGTCGACATCATCGTGCCGAAGATCGACTGGGTGGTGGAGAACGCCCACAAGATCAAGGGCTGGGTGCTCACCCACGGGCACGAGGACCATATCGGCGGACTGCCATACATGTTGAGGCTTCTGCCAAAGATCCCCATGTACGGTGCGCGCCTCACCCTCGGTCTGTTGCGCGGCAAGTTCGACGAGTTCAAGCTGCGCGAGGCGGACGTCGACCTGCGCGAGATAAGTACGGACGACCGCGTGAAGATCAGCAAGAACTTCACGGTCGACTTCTTCCGCATGACGCACTCCATCCCCGACAACTCGGGCGTGATCATCCACACCCCCATCGGCCGGGTAGTGCACTCCGGCGACTTCAAGCTCGACTACAACCCCTCCGACGGCAAGACGAGCCACCTGCACAAGCTGGCGCAGGCCGGAGCCGACGGTGTCTTGCTGCTCATCTCCGACAGCACGAACGCCGAGAGGCCGGGCTACACGCCAAGCGAGCACGACGTGGCCATGGCCGTCGACGAGATCGTTGCCAAGGCCAAGGGCCGCGTCGTCGTCACGACCTTCTCGAGCCACGTGCACAGGCTGCAGAACTTCGTGCGCATCGCCGAACGCTACGACCGCCGCGTGGTGGCAGAAGGCCGCTCGATGGTCAAGGCGATCGGCATAGCTCAGGAACTCGGCTACCTCGAGGCGAAGAACCCGCTCCTGAGCACGGACGACATCAACGACCTTCAGGACGACAAGGTCCTGTTCTTGTGCACCGGCTCACAAGGCCAGCCCATGGCGGCGCTGTCGCGGCTCGCCAACGGCACGCACCGCAAGATCCGCCTCAAGCCGGGCGACACGGTGATCCTCTCCTCCAACCCCATCCCTGGCAACGAGGAGGCCGTCGGCAGGGTCATAAACCAGCTCTACGCCAGCCGTGTCAACGTGCTCTACCCGCCCGCCTACAAGGTGCACGCGTCGGGCCACGCCAGCCGCGAGGAACTGAAGCTGATCCTCGACCTCACCCGGCCCAAGTTCTTCCTGCCGTGGCACGGCGAGATGCGCCACCAGGTGCACCACCAACGCCTGGCAGACGGCATGAGCGATCCGCCCACCAAGAGCCTCATCGTGGCCAACGGCGACGTGGTCGAGTTGAGCCGCGACGACATGAAGGTGACGGGCAGCGTGGATGCGGGGGTCGTGCTCATCGACACCGTGGGCAAGGCCGGCGACGAGGTCACGGAACCGATCATCCGCGACCGCCAGACGCTCTCCGCCGAGGGCGTGGTCGTCATCATGGCCCTCGCCAGCAAGACGCCCACAGTGGAGGTCATCATGCGCGGGGTGGCGTCGGGCAACAACGGCCTGAAGGACGAAGTGGTGAAGATCGCGCTGGAGAGCCTGCAGAAGGGCGTGCGCGAGAAGCGGCGCCTGGGCGACATCCGCGACGACATCTTCTATCCCGTGAGGCGCTACATCAGGAAGGCCACCGGGCGCAACCCGCTCATCGTGCCGACGGTCATCGAGAACTAG
- a CDS encoding diacylglycerol kinase family lipid kinase codes for MFESKRICVILNPSSGAESARELSDVIQDTLRADGAAELHMRLTTGAEDARNWGKEAANDGFDFVIAGGGDGTVTEVAHGVLRSARSPAIGIVPLGTGNGMARVLRLTQDPRRSLAAMQTGKIVTLDALDVVSHDRACLLFLGAGLDAEINRDADAEQKARLGFLAYVKATIANLSGRKNRPVTLVVDGQERQLLAHTVNVFNATHLAVLGFDIGPDAHPHDGVAELSVMSSPGFWPLVGQVLSILGRRTSKPELEPMRTLKLSAEPPMLVHVDGDVIGKTPVEVRLLPAALRFIADAGYEIPD; via the coding sequence ATGTTCGAGAGCAAGAGGATCTGCGTCATCCTCAACCCGTCCAGTGGCGCGGAGTCGGCGCGTGAACTGAGCGATGTCATCCAGGACACCCTTCGCGCCGACGGGGCCGCTGAACTGCATATGCGCCTCACGACCGGCGCCGAGGACGCGCGCAACTGGGGCAAAGAGGCAGCCAACGACGGCTTCGACTTCGTGATCGCCGGTGGCGGCGACGGTACGGTCACCGAGGTTGCCCACGGGGTACTGCGATCTGCAAGGTCGCCCGCGATCGGCATCGTCCCGCTGGGCACCGGCAACGGCATGGCGCGCGTCCTCCGACTGACGCAAGACCCTAGGCGGTCCCTCGCGGCCATGCAGACAGGCAAGATCGTCACGCTGGACGCCCTCGACGTGGTTTCTCACGATAGGGCCTGCCTGTTGTTCCTGGGCGCGGGGCTCGACGCCGAGATCAACCGCGATGCCGACGCCGAGCAGAAGGCCCGGCTGGGCTTCCTGGCCTATGTCAAAGCCACCATCGCCAACCTGTCCGGCCGGAAGAATCGACCGGTGACCCTGGTCGTGGATGGCCAGGAGCGACAGCTTCTGGCTCACACCGTGAACGTCTTCAACGCGACGCACTTGGCGGTCCTGGGCTTCGATATCGGCCCCGATGCCCACCCGCACGACGGCGTCGCCGAGCTATCGGTGATGTCCTCACCGGGCTTCTGGCCCTTAGTCGGCCAAGTGCTGAGCATCTTGGGGCGCCGCACCAGCAAGCCGGAGCTCGAGCCGATGCGTACCCTGAAACTCAGTGCCGAGCCGCCGATGCTGGTGCACGTCGACGGCGACGTTATCGGGAAGACGCCCGTGGAAGTCAGGCTGTTGCCTGCCGCGCTGCGCTTCATCGCCGACGCTGGTTACGAGATCCCGGATTAG